In Risungbinella massiliensis, the genomic stretch AATTGATTTATTTTTCATATGCATCATAAATTCAGTTAGATTCTCGATGCCAGGTCCGAGATCCCGCACAATAAATCGAAGTCCTCTTTTCTCCTCTGTTTCTATTTGCTCCACTTCTATAATACCTTCGTCAGCATGTTGAATTACGTTTCGAGCTAGCTCCGAGAGCGACTGAACAATCCGAGCCTGATCCACTTCATCAAATCCTATTGTTCTCGCAAGTTCCCGAACCTCACTCCGCATATGTACAATTTCCCATTCGTACTTAATGCGAAAGCTTG encodes the following:
- a CDS encoding ATP-binding protein — translated: MLTSFRIKYEWEIVHMRSEVRELARTIGFDEVDQARIVQSLSELARNVIQHADEGIIEVEQIETEEKRGLRFIVRDLGPGIENLTEFMMHMKNKSIGETSGLQQVQLLMDELTIHKLEQGTSVEVTKWLKQVPLGSE